In Balaenoptera musculus isolate JJ_BM4_2016_0621 chromosome 19, mBalMus1.pri.v3, whole genome shotgun sequence, one genomic interval encodes:
- the NECTIN2 gene encoding nectin-2 isoform X2 has protein sequence MARDAALPPSKLSPPKLPLLLLLLLLLRETGAQDVRVRAAAEVRGHLGDTVELPCHLLPPAPEIRVSQVTWLRLDAPEGNQNVAIFHPLYGPSFPSPKPGKERLSFVNAGQSTGAGQGTELEVRDATLALRGLTVEDEGNYTCEFATFPRGTSRGVTWLRVIAQPQNHAETQEVTLSLDPVPVARCVSTGGRPPARVSWLSSLDGEARESQVSGPLPGTVTVTSRFTLVPLGQADGVKVTCKVEHESFEEPVLLPVTLSVRYPPEVSISGYDDNWYVGRSEASLNCDVRSKPEPTGYDWSTTSGVFPASAVAQGPKLIVHSVDRLFNTTFICTVTNAVGTGHAEQVVLVRDTPRASPRDVGPVVWGAGGGILLVLLLLAGGSLAFILLRVRRRRKSPGGGGDGSGGGSYDPKTQVFGNGGPVFWTPTAPGPLQPEGKDEEDEEEEEDKAEKDLMLPRPPALEDDMESQLDGSLISRRAVYV, from the exons ATGGCCCGGGACGCAGCCCTCCCGCCGTCGAAATTGTCGCCGCCGAAGCTGCCGCTACTGCtattgctgctgctactgctcCGGGAAACCG GAGCCCAGGATGTGCGAGTTCGGGCCGCAGCCGAGGTGCGGGGCCACCTGGGGGACACCGTAGAGTTGCCGTGCCACCTGCTGCCCCCAGCGCCTGAAATCCGAGTGTCACAGGTGACGTGGCTGCGCCTGGACGCTCCTGAGGGTAATCAGAACGTGGCCATCTTCCACCCCCTGTATGGTCCCAGCTTCCCCAGCCCGAAGCCTGGCAAGGAGCGGCTGTCCTTCGTCAATGCCGGGCAGAGCACCGGGGCCGGGCAAGGCACAGAGCTGGAGGTGCGGGACGCCACGCTGGCCCTCCGGGGGCTGACAGTGGAGGACGAGGGCAACTACACCTGCGAGTTTGCCACCTTCCCCCGGGGCACCAGTCGGGGAGTGACCTGGCTCAGAGTCATAG CCCAGCCCCAGAACCATGCCGAAACACAAGAAGTCACACTCAGTCTGGATCCTGTACCCGTGGCCCGCTGTGTCTCCACGGGTGGCCGGCCACCTGCCCGAGTCTCCTGGCTCTCATCCTTGGATGGAGAGGCCAGAGAGAGCCAGGTGTCAGGACCCCTGCCTGGTACAGTCACCGTCACCAGCCGCTTCACCTTGGTACCCTTGGGCCAAGCAGATGGTGTCAAGGTCACCTGCAAAGTGGAGCACGAGAGCTTTGAGGAGCCAGTTCTGCTGCCTGTGACCCTCTCTGTGCGCT ACCCCCCCGAGGTCTCCATATCCGGCTATGATGACAACTGGTATGTCGGCCGTAGTGAGGCCTCCCTGAACTGTGACGTCCGCAGCAAACCGGAGCCCACAGGCTACGACTGGAGCAC GACTTCAGGCGTCTTCCCAGCCTCAGCAGTAGCCCAGGGCCCCAAGCTGATCGTCCACTCGGTGGACCGGCTCTTCAACACCACCTTCATCTGCACCGTCACCAACGCCGTGGGCACGGGCCACGCCGAGCAGGTGGTCCTAGTTCGAG acACCCCCCGGGCCTCGCCCCGAGACGTGGGTCCAGTGGTAtggggggctggtggggggatACTGCTGGTGCTGCTGCTTCTGGCTGGGGGGTCCTTGGCCTTCATCCTGCTGAgggtgaggagaaggaggaagagtccaggaggaggaggagacggcAGCGGAGGAGGGTCCTACGATCCGAAAACTCAGGTGTTTGGGAATGGGGGTCCCGTCTTCTGGACGCCAACTGCCCCTGGTCCCCTGCAGCCAGAGGGCAAAgacgaggaggacgaggaggaagaggaggacaagGCAGAGAAAGACCTCATGTTGCCTCGGCCCCCGGCACTCGAGGACGACATGGAGTCCCAGCTGGACGGCTCCCTCATCTCCCGGCGGGCAGTTTATGTGTGA